A stretch of DNA from Thalassospiraceae bacterium LMO-SO8:
GTATTCCACGGGCTCTTCCCCGTCCTCGGTCGGCACGACCAGGATTCGGCGCTTGTTCTTGTAATCCTTGCCGAATTCCACGCGGCCTTCGTTTTCGGCGATGATCGCGTGATCCTTGGGCTTGCGGGCTTCGAACAGTTCCGCGACGCGCGGCAGACCACCCGTGATGTCGCGGGTCTTGGCCGATTCACGCGGGATGCGGGCGATCACGTCGCCGGCATAGACGCGCTGGCCGTTTTCCACGGACAGGATGGCATCGACCGACAGGAAGTAACGGGCTTCGAGGCCGTTATCCAGGGCGATGACCTCGCCCTTGTCGTCGCGCAGGGTGATGCGCGGCTTCAGGTCGTTACCACGCGGCTGCTGCTTCCAGTCGATGACGACCTTCGACGCGATGCCGGTGGCTTCGTCCATGCGTTCGGTGATGGACAGACCTTCGACCAGATCGACGTAGTTGGCTGTCCCTTCCTTCTCCGTGAGGATCGGCAGGGTGAACGGATCCCATTCCGCCATCTTGTCGCCGCGTTCGACCTTGGCCTTGTCCTTGACCAGCAGACGGGCGCCGTACGGAATACGGTGACGTGCCCGCTCGCGCTTCTTGTTGTCGATCAACAAGAGCTCGGCGTTACGCGCCATGATGACCTCGACCCCGGCCGAGTTCTTGACCGTGGTGCAGTTGCGCAGCTCGACCTTGGCGTCCGCCGAGGCTTCGATGGCCGACTGCTCGGTGCCGCGCTGGGCGGCGCCGCCGATGTGGAAGGTCCGCATGGTCAGCTGGGTGCCCGGCTCGCCGATGGACTGAGCCGCGATGACGCCGACGGCTTCGCCGATGTTCACGGTCGTGCCGCGGGCCAGGTCGCGGCCGTAGCACTTGCCGCAGACACCGTCCTTCTGCTCGCAGGTCAGGACCGAACGGATGCGCACGGTTTCCACGTCCGCTTCCTCGATCGCCGCGCAATGCTCTTCGACGACCATTTCGTTCTTGGCCACGATCACATCGCCCGTCGTCGGGTGCAGGATGTCGTCGGCCGCGGTGCGGCCGAGGATCCGTTCCGACAGCGGCGAAATCACTTCGCCGCCCTCGACGATGGCGCTGATGGTCAGGCCGCCGTCGGTGCCGCAGTCATGATCGACGATGATGCAGTCCTGCGCGACGTCGACCAGACGGCGGGTCAGGTAACCCGAGTTCGCCGTCTTCAAGGCGGTGTCGGCCAGACCCTTACGGGCACCGTGGGTGGAATTGAAGTATTCCAGCACGGTCAGGCCTTCCTTGAAGTTGGAAATGATCGGCGTTTCGATGATTTCACCGGACGGCTTGGCCATCAGGCCGCGCATGCCGGCAAGCTGCTTCATCTGAGCTGCCGAACCACGGGCGCCGGAATGGGCCATCATGTAGACCGAGTTCACGGGCTCGCCCGGGCGCTCCGTCGAGATGTCCTTCATCATGGCGTCGGCGACCCGGTCCGTGCACTGGGCCCAGGCGTCGACCACCTTGTTGTACTTTTCGCCCTGGGTGATCAGGCCGTCCATGTACTGCTTTTCGAACTCCTTGGCCCGTGCTTCGGTCTCGGCGACCAGCTTTTCCTTTTCCTTCGGAATCACCAGATCGTCCTTGCCGAACGAGATGCCGGCGCGGCAGGCATAACCGAAGCCCAGCGTCATCATGCGGTCGCAGAAGATCACCGTCTCCTTCTGACCGCAGAATCGGTAGACCTCGTCGATCAGGGTGGTGATGTCCTTCTTGGTCAGCACCTTGTTGATCAGATCGAACTTGATCTTGGGATTGCGCGGCAGGATTTCCGACAGCATCAGACGGCCGGTCGTGGTTTCCACGCGCTGAACCACGGGATCGCCGTTTTCGTCGACGGTGCGGTAGCGCGCCGTGATCTTGGCGTGCAGGCTGATCACGCCGGCGTCCAGCGCCTGCTGGATTTCGCCGGCATCGCCGAACAGCATGCCCTCGCCTTTCTCGCCTTCGCGCATCATGGTCATGTAGTAGAGACCGAGAACGATGTCCTGCGACGGCACGATGATCGGCTTGCCGTTGGCCGGGCTGAGGATGTTGTTGGTCGACATCATCAGCACCCGAGCTTCCAACTGCGCGTCGAGCGACAGCGGCACGTGCACGGCCATCTGGTCACCGTCGAAGTCGGCGTTGAAGGCGGCGCAGACCAGCGGGTGAAGCTGAATGGCCTTGCCTTCGATCAGAACCGGCTCGAACGCCTGGATGCCCAGACGGTGCAGGGTCGGCGCCCGGTTCAGCATGACCGGGTGTTCGCGAATGACCTCTTCAAGGATGTCCCAGACTTCGGGGCGTTCCTTTTCCAGCATGCGCTTGGCCGCCTTGATGGTGGTCGCCATGCCGTAGAGTTCGAGCTTGGAATAGATGAACGGCTTGAACAGTTCGAGCGCCATCTTCTTCGGCAGGCCGCATTGATGGAGCAACAGTTCCGGGCCGACGACGATGACCGAACGGCCGGAATAGTCGACGCGCTTGCCCAGCAGGTTCTGGCGGAACCGGCCCTGCTTGCCCTTCAGCATGTCCGACAGCGACTTCAACGGGCGCTTGTTGGCCCCCGTGATGGCGCGGCCGCGGCGGCCGTTGTCGAACAGGGCGTCAACGGATTCCTGCAACATGCGCTTTTCGTTGCGGATGATGATCTCGGGTGCGCGCAGTTCGATCAGCCGCTTCAAACGGTTGTTGCGGTTGATGACGCGGCGGTACAGGTCGTTGAGATCCGACGTCGCGAAGCGGCCGCCGTCCAGCGGAACCAGCGGGCGCAGTTCGGGCGGGATGACCGGAACGACTTCCAGGATCATCCATTCCGGGCGCGCTTCGGAGGCGATGAAGGCCTCGATCAGCTTCAGGCGCTTGACCAGTTTCTTGCGCTTGGCCTCGGACCCGGTTTCCTCCAGGTCCATGGTCAGGTTGGTCAGTTCTTCCTCGAGATCGATCGACGACAGCATGTCGCGGATAGCCTCGGCGCCGATGCCGGCGGTGAAGGAATCCTCGCCGTACTCGTCGACCGCGTTCTGATACTGCTCTTCCGTCAGCATCTCATGCAGCTTGAGCGGCGTCAGGCCGGGTTCGACCACCACATAGTTCTCGAAATACAGAACCCGTTCCAAATCCTTCAGGGTCATGTCGACCAGCAGGCCGATACGCGACGGCAGCGACTTCAGGAACCAGATGTGGGCGACCGGCGAGGCCAGTTCGATATGGCCCATGCGCTCGCGCCGGACCTTCTGCAAGGTGACTTCCACGCCGCACTTTTCGCAGATGATGCCCTTGTACTTCATCCGCTTGTACTTGCCGCACAGGCATTCGTAATCCTTGATCGGACCGAAGATGCGGGCGCAGAACAGGCCATCCCGCTCCGGCTTGAACGTGCGGTAGTTGATCGTTTCCGGCTTCTTGATTTCGCCGAACGACCAGGACCGGATACGTTCCGGCGAAGCGATGGAGATCTTAAGTTCGTCGAACTGCTGGGTCGCCGCGGGCGTCCCGAAAATGCGCATCAGTTCGTTCATGTCTACTTCTCCTTCAAAGCGCTAAATGACGCTTGTTCTCTAATGAGTGCGCGTCAGTGCGCTTAGTTCATTTCCACGTTCAGGCCGAGCGACTGCAGTTCCTTCACCAACACGTTGAAGGATTCCGGCACCCCGGCTTCGAAGGTATCGTCGCCTCGGACGATGGCTTCGTAGACCTTGGTGCGGCCGGACACGTCGTCCGACTTCACTGTCAGCATTTCCTGCAACGTATAGGCGGCGCCGTAGGCTTCGAGGGCCCAGACTTCCATTTCGCCGAAACGCTGGCCGCCGAACTGCGCCTTGCCGCCCAACGGCTGCTGGGTGACCAGCGAGTACGGGCCGATGGAACGCGCGTGGATCTTGTCGTCGACCAGGTGGTGGAGCTTCAGCATGTAGATGTAGCCCACCGTGACCTTGCGTTCGAAGGTTTCGCCCGTCCGACCGTCGATGAGAACCATCTGACCGGATGAATCGAGCCCTGCCTTCTCCAGCATTTCGACGATGTCGGATTCCCGGGCACCGTCGAACACCGGCGTCGCGATCGGCACGCCGAAAGTCAGGTTGGTGCCCAGTTCGACGATCTCTTCGTCGGTCAGGTCGGCGATGTCGGACTTGTAGACGTCGTTGCCGTAGATGTCCTTGAGCAGCGCCTTCAGCTTCTTGTTGTCGCCGTTGGTCGCGTGCATTTCCTCCATCAGGCCGCCGATCTGGCGCCCCAGGCCGGCACAGGCCCAGCCCAGGTGGGTTTCCAGAATCTGCCCCACGTTCATACGCGACGGCACGCCAAGCGGGTTAAGCACGATGTCGACGGGCGTGCCGTCTTCCAGGTGCGGCATGTCCTCGATCGGAACGATCTTGGAAATGACCCCCTTGTTGCCGTGACGGCCGGCCATCTTGTCGCCCGGCTGAAGCTTGCGCTTCACGGCAACGAAGACCTTGACCATCTTCATGACGCCCGGGCTCAGGTCGTCGCCGCGCTGCAGCTTGTCGACCTTGTTGTCGAAGCGTTCCTGCAGCTTTGCGATGTCTTCCTCGAACTGGGTCTTGAGGGCCTCGACGTCCTTCATGATCTTGTCGTTCTCGACAACGATCTGGGCCAACTGGCCGACCGTGTACTGCGACAGGACATTGTCGGTCAGCTTGGTGCCGGCCTTCAGCCCCTTCGGGCCGCCGGCGGCCTTGCGGTTGACCAGAAGCGCCTTCAGGCGCGCTTCGAAGGACCGTTCCAGGATGCGGCGTTCGTCGTCGCGGTCCTTGGCCAGACGTTCGATTTCCGACCGTTCGATGGACAGGGCGCGTTCGTCCTTGTCGACCCCGCGGCGCGAGAACACGCGGACTTCGACGATCGTGCCGTTGACGCCCGGCGGCAGGCGCAAGCTGGTGTCGCGCACGTCCGAGGCCTTTTCGCCGAAGATGGCGCGCAGAAGCTTTTCTTCCGGCGTCATCGGGCTTTCACCCTTCGGCGTCACCTTGCCGATCAGGATGTCGCCCGGCTCGACCTCGGCGCCGATGTACACGATGCCGGCTTCGTCCAGGTTCTTCAGGGCTTCTTCACCGACGTTCGGAATGTCGCGGGTGATTTCTTCCTGGCCCAGCTTGGTGTCGCGGGCCATGACTTCGAATTCCTCGATATGGATCGAGGTGAACACGTCGTCTTTCACGATGCGCTCACTGATCAGGATCGAGTCTTCGAAGTTGTAGCCGTTCCACGGCATGAACGCGACGAGCACGTTGCGGCCGAGGGCCAGATCGCCCAGGTCCGTGGACGGACCGTCGGCGATGGTATCGCCCTTTTCGACCCGGTCGCCGACCTTCACCAGAGGCTTCTGGTGCAGATAGGTGTTCTGGTTCGAACGCTGGAACTTGTTCAGGTAGTAGATGTCGACGCCGGTGTCGGCGCTGGTGCTTTCCGACTCGTCCGCGTGGACGACGATGCGGGTCGCGTCGATCTGATCGACGGTGCCGCCGCGCCGCGCCACGATGGTGGCGCCCGAATCACGGGCGACCGGCGCTTCCATGCCGGTGCCGACCAGGGGCGCTTCCGCCTTGATCAACGGCACGGCCTGACGCTGCATGTTCGAGCCCATGAGCGCGCGGTTGGCGTCATCGTTTTCCAGGAACGGAATCAGCGCCGAGGCGACCGAGACAAGCTGCTTCGGCGAGACGTCGATGTAATCGATGTCTTCCGGGCGGACCATCACGAAATCCCCGCCCTTGCGGCAGCTGACCAGGTCGTCGACGAACTTGCCGTTCTTGTCCAGGTCGGCGTTGGCCTGGGCGATCACGTAGCGCCCTTCTTCCATGGCCGACATGTACACGACGTCGGAGGCGACCTTACCGGCCTCGACCTTGCGGTACGGGGTTTCGATGAAGCCGTACTTGTTGACCCGGGCATAGGTGGCCAGCGAGTTGATCAGACCGATGTTCGGGCCTTCCGGCGTTTCGATCGGGCAGATGCGGCCGTAATGCGTCGGGTGAACGTCGCGGACTTCGAAGCCGGCGCGCTCGCGGGTCAGACCGCCCGGCCCGAGGGCCGAGAGGCGCCGCTTGTGGGTCACTTCCGACAGCGGGTTGGTCTGATCCATGAACTGCGACAGCTGCGACGAGCCGAAGAACTCGCGCACCGCGGCGGCGGCCGGCTTGGCGTTGATCAGATCGTGCGGCATGACGGTGTCGATATCGACGGACGACATGCGCTCGCGGATCGCGCGCTCCATGCGCAGCAGGCCGATGCGGTACTGGTTTTCCATCAGTTCGCCGACCGAACGCACCCGGCGGTTGCCGAGGTGATCGATGTCGTCGATTTCACCGCGGCCGTCCTTCAGTTCGTGCAGCGTGCGCACGACTTCAAGGATATCCTGACGACGCAGGACACGGACCGTATCCTCGGTCTCGAAACCCAGACGCGCGTTCATCTTGACGCGGCCGACGGCCGACAGGTCGTAGCGTTCGGAATCGAAGAACAGTCCCTTGAACAGGGCTTCGGCGGTATCCAGCGTCGGCGGCTCGCCCGGGCGCATGACCCGGTAGATATCGATCAGCGCTTCCTCGCGGGACGAGTTCTTGTCCACGGCGAGCGTGTTGCGCATGTAGGGGCCGACGTTGATGTGGTCGATCGACAGGGTCGGAACCTTGGTGATCTTGGCTTCCGCGAAGGAGGCCAGGACTTCCTCGGTGATTTCCTCGCCGGCCTCGATGTAGACCTCGCCGGTTTCCTCGTTGATGAGGTCCTCGGCGATGTAGCGGCCGATCAGATCTTCCGCCGGCACCAGGATTTCCTCGACATTGGAGGATTCCAGCTTGGCAATGGTGCGCGCGGTCATCTTGGTGCCGATTTCAAGCACAACCTTGCCGGTCTTGGCATTGACCAGATCGCTGGTCAGCTTCTGACCCTTCATGCGTTCGGCGGCCAGCGGCGTCTTCCAGCCGTCCTTGACCTGCTCGAACACGACCTTGTCGTAGAAGTAGGCCAGGATGTCTTCCGCCGACATGCCGAAGATTTCCTGAGAGTCGAGGGGCTTGCCTTCCTCGGCCCGCTTCTCGCGCAGCAGTTCCGTGGAATCGTTGTCGAGCGCCATCAGAAGCGTCGTCACCGGCAGTTTGCGGCGACGGTCGATACGCACGTAGATCAAATCCTTGGCGTCGAATTCAAAGTCCAGCCACGAACCGCGGTAAGGGATCACGCGGGCGGCGAACAGATATTTGCCCGACGAATGGGTCTTGCCCTTGTCGTGATCGAAGAACACGCCCGGCGAGCGGTGCATCTGCGACACGATCACGCGTTCGGTGCCGTTGATGACGAACGTGCCGTTGGCGGTCATGAGCGGCATGTCGCCCATGTAGACGTCCTGTTCCTTGACGTCGCGGATGGACCGCGCGCCGGTTTCCTCGTCGACGTCCCACACCACGAGACGGAGGGTCACCTTCAGCGGCGCCGCGAAGTTCATCCCGCGCTGCTGGCATTCCTCGACGTCGTATTTCGGTTCTTCGAATTCGTAGCGGACGAATTCCAGGGTGCCGCGCTCTGAGAAATCCTGAATCGGGAAGACGGAGCGGAAGACCTCCTGAAGGCCGGTGTTGGTCCGATCTTCGGGTTTGGTTTCACGCTGCAGAAACTGCTCGTAGGACGTCTTCTGGACTTCGATCAAATTCGGCATCTCGGCGACGCACTGCAGGCGGCCGAAATCCTTCCGAATGCGCTTGCGACCGGTAAACGTATTGGCCATTGAATAACCTCACGACGTTCAAATATGTGTCCCCGGCCGGATCTCCGACGGGGTCGCCCCTCGACAGTCGGCCGCCGTGACCGATTGCCTTGGCCCTGCTCTTGATCCGGGCGCGGTCAGGTGTCGGGGAGACAGCCACATGACCGATGGCCCGGCGGGGCCCCTCATCCACTTTCCCGGTCCCGGCAAGACCTGATACGGGCGGATAAGGCTTAGTCGGGTGGACCGCGGGGGGCTGTTTAAGGCCCCGCCGCGGTCCGAACTCGTCACCGGGCGTCAGAGCGGCGTCCGGTGTTCAGTAAAAGAAACTACTTCAGCTCGACGGTGGCGCCGGCTTCTTCCAGTTTCTTCTTGATCGCTTCGGCTTCGTCCTTCTTCACGCCGTCCTTAACGGACTTCGGCGCGCCTTCGACCAGGTCCTTGGCTTCCTTCAGGCCCAGGCCGGTGATGGTGCGGACTTCCTTGATCACGTTGATCTTCTTGTCGCCGGCAGCGGCCAGGATGACGTCGAATTCATCCTTTTCTTCGACCGCTTCAGCAGCAGCGCCGGCACCCGGCGCGGCGGCAGCGACGGCCACCGGAGCAGCGGCGGAAACGCCCCATTTTTCTTCCAGCAGCTTGGAAAGTTCGGCCGCCTCAAGGACGGTCAGGCCGGACAGGTCTTCAACGAGTTGTTCGAGGTTTGCCATTGTAAAATCTCCTACGGCTTGAACGGTTGTAATCGGTATAGATCAGGAGGCTCGGTTAGGCCGCCTCGCCCTGCTTTTGCCCATAGGCCGCAATGACCCGGGCAACCTGACCCGCCGGGGCCTGAAGCACACCGGCGATGCGGGTCGCCGGGGTATTCAGCATACCGACGAGCTTGGCGCGCAGTTCATCCAGCGACGGCAGCGTGGCCAGGGCCTTGATGTCTTCGACAGCAAGAGCCTTTTCGCCAAGCGCAC
This window harbors:
- the rpoB gene encoding DNA-directed RNA polymerase subunit beta codes for the protein MANTFTGRKRIRKDFGRLQCVAEMPNLIEVQKTSYEQFLQRETKPEDRTNTGLQEVFRSVFPIQDFSERGTLEFVRYEFEEPKYDVEECQQRGMNFAAPLKVTLRLVVWDVDEETGARSIRDVKEQDVYMGDMPLMTANGTFVINGTERVIVSQMHRSPGVFFDHDKGKTHSSGKYLFAARVIPYRGSWLDFEFDAKDLIYVRIDRRRKLPVTTLLMALDNDSTELLREKRAEEGKPLDSQEIFGMSAEDILAYFYDKVVFEQVKDGWKTPLAAERMKGQKLTSDLVNAKTGKVVLEIGTKMTARTIAKLESSNVEEILVPAEDLIGRYIAEDLINEETGEVYIEAGEEITEEVLASFAEAKITKVPTLSIDHINVGPYMRNTLAVDKNSSREEALIDIYRVMRPGEPPTLDTAEALFKGLFFDSERYDLSAVGRVKMNARLGFETEDTVRVLRRQDILEVVRTLHELKDGRGEIDDIDHLGNRRVRSVGELMENQYRIGLLRMERAIRERMSSVDIDTVMPHDLINAKPAAAAVREFFGSSQLSQFMDQTNPLSEVTHKRRLSALGPGGLTRERAGFEVRDVHPTHYGRICPIETPEGPNIGLINSLATYARVNKYGFIETPYRKVEAGKVASDVVYMSAMEEGRYVIAQANADLDKNGKFVDDLVSCRKGGDFVMVRPEDIDYIDVSPKQLVSVASALIPFLENDDANRALMGSNMQRQAVPLIKAEAPLVGTGMEAPVARDSGATIVARRGGTVDQIDATRIVVHADESESTSADTGVDIYYLNKFQRSNQNTYLHQKPLVKVGDRVEKGDTIADGPSTDLGDLALGRNVLVAFMPWNGYNFEDSILISERIVKDDVFTSIHIEEFEVMARDTKLGQEEITRDIPNVGEEALKNLDEAGIVYIGAEVEPGDILIGKVTPKGESPMTPEEKLLRAIFGEKASDVRDTSLRLPPGVNGTIVEVRVFSRRGVDKDERALSIERSEIERLAKDRDDERRILERSFEARLKALLVNRKAAGGPKGLKAGTKLTDNVLSQYTVGQLAQIVVENDKIMKDVEALKTQFEEDIAKLQERFDNKVDKLQRGDDLSPGVMKMVKVFVAVKRKLQPGDKMAGRHGNKGVISKIVPIEDMPHLEDGTPVDIVLNPLGVPSRMNVGQILETHLGWACAGLGRQIGGLMEEMHATNGDNKKLKALLKDIYGNDVYKSDIADLTDEEIVELGTNLTFGVPIATPVFDGARESDIVEMLEKAGLDSSGQMVLIDGRTGETFERKVTVGYIYMLKLHHLVDDKIHARSIGPYSLVTQQPLGGKAQFGGQRFGEMEVWALEAYGAAYTLQEMLTVKSDDVSGRTKVYEAIVRGDDTFEAGVPESFNVLVKELQSLGLNVEMN
- the rpoC gene encoding DNA-directed RNA polymerase subunit beta', producing MNELMRIFGTPAATQQFDELKISIASPERIRSWSFGEIKKPETINYRTFKPERDGLFCARIFGPIKDYECLCGKYKRMKYKGIICEKCGVEVTLQKVRRERMGHIELASPVAHIWFLKSLPSRIGLLVDMTLKDLERVLYFENYVVVEPGLTPLKLHEMLTEEQYQNAVDEYGEDSFTAGIGAEAIRDMLSSIDLEEELTNLTMDLEETGSEAKRKKLVKRLKLIEAFIASEARPEWMILEVVPVIPPELRPLVPLDGGRFATSDLNDLYRRVINRNNRLKRLIELRAPEIIIRNEKRMLQESVDALFDNGRRGRAITGANKRPLKSLSDMLKGKQGRFRQNLLGKRVDYSGRSVIVVGPELLLHQCGLPKKMALELFKPFIYSKLELYGMATTIKAAKRMLEKERPEVWDILEEVIREHPVMLNRAPTLHRLGIQAFEPVLIEGKAIQLHPLVCAAFNADFDGDQMAVHVPLSLDAQLEARVLMMSTNNILSPANGKPIIVPSQDIVLGLYYMTMMREGEKGEGMLFGDAGEIQQALDAGVISLHAKITARYRTVDENGDPVVQRVETTTGRLMLSEILPRNPKIKFDLINKVLTKKDITTLIDEVYRFCGQKETVIFCDRMMTLGFGYACRAGISFGKDDLVIPKEKEKLVAETEARAKEFEKQYMDGLITQGEKYNKVVDAWAQCTDRVADAMMKDISTERPGEPVNSVYMMAHSGARGSAAQMKQLAGMRGLMAKPSGEIIETPIISNFKEGLTVLEYFNSTHGARKGLADTALKTANSGYLTRRLVDVAQDCIIVDHDCGTDGGLTISAIVEGGEVISPLSERILGRTAADDILHPTTGDVIVAKNEMVVEEHCAAIEEADVETVRIRSVLTCEQKDGVCGKCYGRDLARGTTVNIGEAVGVIAAQSIGEPGTQLTMRTFHIGGAAQRGTEQSAIEASADAKVELRNCTTVKNSAGVEVIMARNAELLLIDNKKRERARHRIPYGARLLVKDKAKVERGDKMAEWDPFTLPILTEKEGTANYVDLVEGLSITERMDEATGIASKVVIDWKQQPRGNDLKPRITLRDDKGEVIALDNGLEARYFLSVDAILSVENGQRVYAGDVIARIPRESAKTRDITGGLPRVAELFEARKPKDHAIIAENEGRVEFGKDYKNKRRILVVPTEDGEEPVEYLIPKGKHISVQEGDYVRVGDALMDGNPVPHDILRVLGVPALAEYLINEIQDVYRLQGVKIDDKHIEVIVRQMLQKVEITEAGDTTLLVGEQIDRVEMDEANVQAAARGGKLAHGEPVLQGITKASLQTRSFISAASFQETTRVLTEAAVSGKVDHLIGLKENVIVGRPIPAGTGAIMKKFRAIATARDDDAAAIDAENKESAALAAGEAAQTVDAD
- the rplL gene encoding 50S ribosomal protein L7/L12 — protein: MANLEQLVEDLSGLTVLEAAELSKLLEEKWGVSAAAPVAVAAAAPGAGAAAEAVEEKDEFDVILAAAGDKKINVIKEVRTITGLGLKEAKDLVEGAPKSVKDGVKKDEAEAIKKKLEEAGATVELK